Genomic segment of Pochonia chlamydosporia 170 chromosome 1, whole genome shotgun sequence:
GGCCTGAACATCTCGCAATGAGAGTGTCGGCGACACGGGGCTTTTTGAGCCTCCCTCAAATTGCCTGCTGCTACGACGATTCGGCGATGGAAGGTGCAAGGTTTGTGACTTTTTGAGACTGCCGCCATTTTCCTCTTGAGAAGGATGTGACCCGTACGGTTCGTCCGATATTGAGCGTGTTAGGGGTTTGCGGGAATCATAGTCcatttgctgttgatgtCGCGAGCGGGCGTGAGCATGATGCTGTGAATCAAGATGAACTGGCCGCTGTATTTGCTCGTTATACGAAGATCCGTCGATAAAACTTAGTGGTCGACCGCCAGTTTCGGATCCGGAatcgtcttcatcgccatAGAGGGTTCCTATCGCTTCCGTGACATGGTGGCTAGGGTCCGAAATGGAAAGTTGACTGGCATGGCCGCGCCGACTGCTAAAACTGCCCGCAACTTCGTCGCGGGGTCGAGATGAGGTCTGTTCAGAGTCATCACATCAGCAAGCAACCCAGAGAAAAACGAAGACCGATACCGAGCAGAGGGCCGGAGGTGCCACGTTGACGTCCGTCTTGACGTCTGAGTTTGAACTCGGCCACCTGTAGTacccaactccaacagcaTCCGCAAAACTTACCATCATCAAGGGCAAAAGCAAAGGCTGTTGATTCACCTCTGAGGTTTGTTGAACTAATTTACAATGACTGTCTTGCACGAGTCAACCGGTGACGTTCACCTTTAAAGACAACGAGTCTTATCATTCAAAGGCGAACAAAGGAAACAGAACCAGGCCACTCAACAGTTGCCAATGTCAGCTTGTCGACAACAGGGCGGCGATGTAAACGCCTCCTGAGTCTGGGCCTTGCTGTCTTCGGTCGTTCTTATCGTCGCATGAGGAATACCAAACTTCGAGGGGGCAACTGTGCTGGATTGTCGGTGCTCAGATGGTGGGCAAGGGTCTGCAGGCCGGGCAGCGGGGATTGACGACTTAGGGGACGGagacagtctggtgtgatgcGTAGAAAGAAGTCACTGGGAGAGAGGCGAATGTATTGAGTAGGCGACGtgggcgacgatgaggagaGTCAAAGGCCAAGTGTTGAAGAGGCGAGTGCAAGGGTCGTGGTGCGTTCTCTGGCGAGTCGTTTCGTCGTCTGGTCGTCAGTCTCAACATGAAGTTAGTTGGTGGTCGTGAAGGAGAGTCTGGTTACTTTAGTTGGCCGTTGACCAGGTGCCTGCCCCAGCCAGTGCCGTGTCGGACATGACATGCACCAGTCAGTGGCTGCGCCGCCTTGTGcatacatgtcaactggtcaactggtacgGCTGCCAATTTGGCGCCTGGCCaggctccatgtcaacaccagactgaaccacaccagacattggACCTCTCGGCCCCAGTGCCAGGCCACAGAAGGCCCTGGGCCTGTCGACGCGCCCCAGCAGGGTAAGGTCCCAGCATCGAGTGGGTCACGTGGCCCCTCTGCACGCAAGACGCACCACCGCGTCACTCGCTGGGGGCCAACCTTGGTCCTGAAAGCCGCTAACACCGGCGCGGACAGGGGTCCAGTGGCGTCCGAGTCCTTGAAATGTTACAAGAGACTAAGAAAGTCAAATCTGgtttggtccatgtctgtgtGATTCTGATATGTATGTCTGGTCGGGCAGGTCTTTTCCCGCACGGAGGCCCTTAAAATAGCTACCTCAGTCAGACATTGATTGAGCTTGTAATATACTCCGTGCTGGATGTATACCAATATTTGGCAGCTAGATACatacccaggtacctaggtagttgatCTCAGCAGTCTCTGGAAGTTGAAGCCGGACAAACGAAACAGTATTCGGTTCGGCTCCAAATACGAGTTTGCTGTCTTCAGGTCTTGATCGATTGAAGATATGTTTCATCAACAGTGATCTGAGTCAGGTTCTTGTCTCGAGGAACCAACTCCCGCTTTGTTTGGCCTGCGCGTTGGAGTCAGGAGGGCCCTGGCGATTTTATGGACGCTTCAGAGCATTTCGCGCATCGTCGCATTTTATGAATCGTGACATTCCGAAGCGACACGTAACTATATGGCGAATGAAAGCGGCAGACCACGAATAGCTGCATCCACGTCGCTGTACTATGTATAGTATGGCATCCAAGTCACTGTTTGCCTGTTTGTTGTGGACGTGTACCAGCTGTGTGacattggtggtggtctCAGCTCACAGTTTGTTGCGATGCAGCGGTTCTTGGCATTTTTATCTGAGGCAGAAGATCTAGCCGTGCAATCTTTTAACAACTATATATCTCGCACAACTGATTGATTTAATTTGGGATCCAACAAAAAAGATGAGGCGAGCTAGATTGTGTTGTTTGACAGATGTCCAATGTGTGCAGGGTAGGTCAACAAATATTGGAACCAAATGAGTTTGGTCACAGTTGAAGCCCAACTCAAAATGCTGCATCCACTGCGCTGCAATGACTATCAAGTACATATACTCAGGTGTTCCGTACATAAGTAGGTACGTCGGGTTCCGAACCAGTTGAGAGCCTGAATGTATTGTAGGCGCCCATCATCCAGTGAGCAGGCGTCTCTTTTCGATTCTCAAATCCAGTCTTCAACATACGTGGCcgatggaccagactcaacacTGGTTCCATGCATCTGTCCAGAGTCGAGTCGTCTCGGTGCCCGTCGAGTCGAGCCCACTTGACCTGACCAGTTTCAGCACCTCAGTGGCTAGCCTCCAGCCCCCAGGTACGCCAACCCCGACACTAGGGGTCGCTGGGAAGCCCCATCAGCTCACTCCAGGAGTAAAAATTTAGGGGGCCGGCCACAACATGTTGTTCGGCTAAACCCAATAGGGCTAAGTCTTGCGTCCCGGTTGCTGGACTGGGACAGTTGCACACGCCAACACAGCACAAgcagcacaccagacagcgCCAGACACTTCACGCTGGCCAGTCACGCCCATTGGCTTCTGCGATTTGGCTGGCCTGTCTCTCGCGTCTGGTCCGGCcggtctggtcaaggtctgATCCcagtggtggtttgttggcCTAGTGCCTGGTCTcggtctggtcaaggttcATGTGGGAAAATTATCTCCAGCCTTGCTTGCTAGACTTTGAGCTGCGAAAACCACACCTCCTTTGACAGCGGTCCGTCTATCATCGCCGCTATCCTTCATCCTTTTGATACCCATTCCATCTCCCATCTACAGGCGCACTCCATTCTTTCGCTTTTTCTCCTCGTCACCGTTTGTACGCCCTAGAGTTACGAATTCTCTCGCAAGTCCCTCCCTCGGAGCGCGTTTGATTATTGACTGGATAGAATGGCTGCTGTGAGTTTGCTTTACCCCCAACCCAAACCCGATCCGTTTGCTCTTTCCGACCTGCGCATCGTCAATTCAGCATTGTCGCATATCAGACAGCTGGCAGAAGCTGGCAAACACCTGTCAGGCGATGCCTGATGCTGCACGTCTCTCTATTTTGCCCGTATCACCTCCACGCTGCAATCCCATCCTTCTCCCCTTTCTCTTTCCCACATCGTCATAAAGCGTCTGGTGGCCCGATGCGCAAGTTCTCGTTCTCTTCACCACGACCAGCGCCACGtgcttcaccatggctgccagaTTCACCACTGCCAGGATTGCTCCACCAGGAACAAGCATGTATCCGTCACGATCCTTTACTGACAAGCTACAGCCACGACCGTACAACAACCAAGGCTATCTGCAAAACGGTGGCAGTAGCTTGCCGCCCGGTGCCGCTCCGCTTTTACCGAATCAGGGACGAGTTATTCAAACGGGGCCTATTCGAGTTCTTTGCATTGCCGATGTTCGAGGTGAGGATTCATTATCTTCTTGGAGGAAGACGGCGAGTTTGCAGACCGAGGCTTACATTTTTGGACTCCAGGCAACTTAAGATCGCTGAACGAACTCGCAAAGCAAGCTCGCGCCGACCACATCATTCATACTGGTGATTTCGGTTTCTACGACGACACATCACTGGATCGTATTGCCGAGAAGACCCTCAAGCATGTCGCCCAGTACTCTCCTCTGATCCCCGATCCGGTCAAGAAGGCAATCCAACAAGGTGGAAATGGCCCTGTCAAAACCCGATTCCCTGCCAGCGATCTCCCCCTGTCCGAACTCCCGATGTTGCTCAGTGGAGAGGTGAAGCTTGATGTTCCTGTCTATACCGTATGGGGTGCCTGTGAGGATGTTAGAGTTCTGGAAAAATTCCGATCGTCCGAGTATAAGGTTCCCAACCTTCACATCATTGACGAGGCTCGCTCTATGCTGCTTGAAATTGGTGGGGTCAAGCTTAGACTGCTGGGTCTCGGCGGTGCCGTTGTCATGCACAAGTTGTTCGACAATGGTGAAGGTCGAACTACTATTGCCGGTGGTCAAGGTACCATGTGGACGACGCTATTGCAGATGGGAGAACTTGTGGACACCGCACATCGAGTCTACGACCCTACTGAAACCAGAATCTTCATCACACACGCCTCACCTGCTAGAGAGGGCATTTTGAACCAGCTCTCCGTTGCCCTCAAGGCAGATTTCTCCATTTCTGCCGGCCTGCACTTTCGATATGGCAGCTCATACAACGAGTTTAGCGTTAACCCGACCCTGGATCACTACCGCGGAAAGCTTGCCGCATCCAAAGCCTCCTTCAATGACGTTTGGGAGACTGTCAAGGGTGAGGTTGAGCCGGCCATCGCGCAGAATGAGGCTCAGCAGAACCTTCTCAAGAATGCCTTGCAAATCGTTGAAAAgatgccaacaacagcagccggTGGTAATCCGTTTGGTGGCCCCGTGACCGGCCAGGCTGCTTTGGGCCAAGTGGATGAGAGTGCTTTCAAGAACATGTGGAATTTCAACCttgctgatgctgcattTGGCTATCTCGTATTGGAAATCCAGGATGGACGTATTGGCACCGAAATGCGTGCCCAGGGCTTCAACTTTTCCCACCGTGGTGCTAAACAGCAGCCCGGGACCgctcctcctgctgctgccaccagcACTGCTCCTCCATCTGCCGCCACCACTGCCCCTACTGTCAGCACTCCTGCACCCCCTGCTGCTACTGCACAACCTGCGGCTCCAGTGCCCAGACAAGCATCCGGAACACAACAGCCAAAGGGTGCTTCGGCCACCTCACAGGCGTCTGGCCCAGTCAAGCCGGCTACTCCTCAGCCAGGACAGACGTCTGCCAAGTCCGGTGCTACCAAGGACAATGAAAAGACACCAGCTGCCCCCAACGGATCTGCGAACGGCCCCGAGCCTGCGTCGTCGCCTGCCCCCAAGGTTCCAGCCTCTGACATTATTGGTCTCTTCATCATGAATGTGAGCAGCGAAGAACAGTGCCGCGACTTGTTTGATGACGccgacaagggcaagattgTGAAGATTGAGAAATGGGGCAATCAGAACAAGGTTGTTCAGTTTAAGACTAGTGAAGATCGAGACGCGGccatggctcgattgccgGAGGAGATAAAGACGCGCACCCAGGAAGACCGATCCCGACCTCTTGTCAAGATATTCCAACACCGGGAGGGCAAGACATTTAGCACCCGCGGTGGAGCTGGAAACTGGGGTGGTAATGCTCGAGGCGGTGCTTCGGCTAGTGGATATAAAAGCGCAGGCACCGGCAACAGCGACTCGGAGAGCAATCGACGCGGTGGACGCGGCGGCCGAGGCGGACGAGGAAGTGATCGGGGACGTGGTGGACGCGGACGCGGAGGCATGAAGGGCGAAGCTGGTACTTCATCTCCAGCGGCAGCCCCTTCAACGCCAGCTGAATGAGGGACTGACTTGTCGTTGTTGTGACCGTTCTTCTCATGATTCGTTGAATATCCTCACTTCTTTCCGCATTTCCTCCCAAAACCCAAAGGAGCCCGAGGCATAAAGTCTCTGGCATCCGTTTTCTTGTCACATTTTGATTCTAGCTCTGGAGCAAGGGtggggagggagagggaaaAAAACGAGCCGCGTCTTGCAAGGTCCGCCGTTTGGCCTGCGTTTCTTTGTTGTACGTGTACGTAATGAGATATTTGAGCCTGCCGGGGCTTCGCTGTCGCGGATGGGCCCCTATTTTTCTACTTTTTAATTTGATTTGTATGGAGTTTGCTCGTCTTGCACCCGTGGCCTTGATTTTTATTCCCTTTTCGTTGCTGGGCTCCATTTTGTGAGTTGCACTGGCATAGGTCGCGCCCTGGTGTGGCTATCAACGGGTGTGTAGTGATGAGTTTTAACATCATTTCACCAAAAGTGATGATGATACCATTGTTTGTGCTGTTATtcaggagaagaaacaagATCTATAGTTGATTGGTAGGTGTTTGCTCTACGTTTTGCAACATAATACACTATTATACAACAAGACTATTCATGCACGCCATCTCTACATCTTACAGCGGCTTAATCCCCTTGTGAATAGCCGCAATTCCACCAGTCAAGTTTTCGTACCCATCTCCCGAAACTTCGAACCCCGCATCAACAATCATATCCCTAAAGGCTTCCTGGCTAGGAAACCTCTCTATACTTTCCACGAGATACTGATAACTGTCTCTATCCGCTGCGACTAATTGACCAATCAGGGGGATTGCACTGAAGGACCACCTCTTATAGATGGCGTTGAGCAGCGGGTATTGGTCTACTTTGGAGAATTCCAAACAGGCAAATACACCGCCGGGTTTCAGGACGCGGTGAGCCTCCCTCAATGCGGCAGggatgttggagaagtttCTGATGCCAAAGGAAACGGTGTACAGGTCGAGGGAGTTGTCTTTGATCTGAGAGGGGAGCACCTCGGCGTTGGCCTCCAGGAAGGACAGGTTCGACTGGTAAGAGGCTGGGAGGTCGAGGGAGCGCTGTTTACCAACGGCAAGCATGTCGGGGTTGATATCGGATATGGTGATGTGGATGTTGGGGTTGCCGTTGTGAATGTGGGAGTGGTGAAGGATGCGGAAGGCGATGTCGCCCGTGCCGCCGGCTACGTCGAGGACTCTTTGGGGTTGACCGAGAGGTGTGGTTGCTCCTGGGTTGAGAGAGGAGACGAAATGGTCTCTATGAGATGGCTCTGTTAGAATGGTTGTTTATGTTTCATTGTTCTGAGTTTCTGATGGGGAGATGCATACTTCCAAAGTCTATGAATACCTAGGGACATGAAATCGTTCATCTTGTCATATGACTCGGCAACGCTGGAGAAGACACCGGCCACTCGATCTTGTTTCTCGCTCTCGGTGACCGTCTCGTAACCAAAGTGTGTTTCGCGATCAGCTGTTGGTGTTcgctggtgctgttggtggaGTGGGCTTGCGCAAAAGGGGCGCGAGATTGTGCGATTGAGACATCTTGATGGTTGGAAGGAACTGCTTGTGCAGCTCCGTAGCGCTCGACGGGCTACCATATTGCGTGTGCaattggtggtgttgtggaagATTTGGGGAGAATGTTCGGAAATATATAGTATGGAAGTGTTGTCGCATGAGACTGGAAATTTGACGACTGTGGCAGAGAATCGGCAATGGGTTGGGGGAGTGGGGGGAGGTGCATGAGCCACAGTTTGATATGTGGCGCAGAGATTGAATTTGGAAGGAGGTCGACTTGGTGTAGGAGTAGAAAAGAAACGGGAACGAGggaaaagaaacaagatAAAAGTTTGTCAAAAAGTAAAAAGATTGATGACGTTAAAATATGAATAATTTATCAATTGAATGACCTAGGTTGTGGAAACTGTGGTAGAGTTTTCCGCAGCTTGTTCGACATCGGTAATCTTGCGCTTGTAGGCGAGCAAGGCTTCGACAAACTTGTTGATTTTGGATTTGAGGAACCAGTAGATGAGACCGACAAAGGCTAAAATTCCCAAGATTAAGAGCGCGAGACTGCCCCCTGGAGACATCATTATTGGCACGATCAACTGGCAGCGAGATGCTTCCCTGTCTGCGAGTTTCGTTATGGTGTGTGGCTGATGCTTTTGGAGTCCGTGGAGATGCAAGCTGGATGCGAGTACTTGGTGCAGATGAAAGGAACGTGGAcgtgaggatgaagacgttTGGATGAAGCTACGAGAAAAGAAGTAACACGAAGGCCAGAAGATTACACGAATTTCAGAAATTTTATTGTTTTTGCACGATGAATTACCTGTGCAACCGTCAACAAgtgctgccagctgccaagcTCCTACCTAACAAGTACCCTAAGCAgtgaagaaagaaaatgaacttgacatggacgcttCAGACTGCAAAACCCGATTGTAACGTGGGACCAAGAAAGATGCTGTGCGCCATCAAAATTCAGATCGATGTGTGTGTCTGGCGCAATGCTGCAGCGATGGTCTTTCCCGGTTGCACAACTATCCGTAAACGAACAAGTCGGCAAACCCATCAATTGGCCTACGAGGCAAAGTGGTCAGTTATTATTTCTTGGCTGCGATATTGAAAGCGGACCACTCGGCTGGGACTTTGGCTTGTCTTCCGATTTCTGGGGTTTGCTGCTCGGCCTATTGCATggagatcaattgatggcagTGGATGTCAATGAATTCTTGACCCGAAGTGGCGGGTTCTGTCGGCTCAAATCGTCATCGCCGTCGCGGGCCGTCAACAACCACTCTCGTCGATTTTCCCCAGCCTGTGTGGGAAAACACTAATACAATTCTCTTCCCTACTTGTTTTCGACGTTGATTTTTGCAAGCGGATAGTTGCAGGAATCTCACAGTATATCCTCGACTGGAACATATTTTGTGCATTCGTGACGACCGCCACCCGCAACACATCCCATCATGAAGTCCAGAGTCATTCGCAGCCTCCCTCTTCGAAGGGCGACAACCGCCATTCCCAAGACGCCCGCCTTTTCCGCACCCATTCGCGCCGCGAGCAGTGTCTCTCAACGACCCAATTCCGACTATGTGTCCTTCCCTGGTGCCCTGAAGAGCGCCTTCACGACCAAGCTGAGCTATGAGCATCCCGAGTCTTACAATGCCCTTCCCACCTATCGGGTTGTTGATCAGAATGGCACCGTGGTCGACCAGTCCTTCCAGCCTGATATCTCGGACGAGGCGGTTGTCAAGCTGTACAAGGACATGTTGTTTATTTCAATTATGGATTTGATCATGTTTGACGCGCAACGGCAGGGTCGATTGAGTTTCTACATGGTCAGCGcaggtgaagaggctgtcAGCGTGGGCAGCTCAAGCGTTTTGGACCCGGAAGACCCCGTATATTGCCAGTATCGAGAGCAAGGATTCTTCAAGGAGAGAGGCATGACGACAAAGGAGTTCATGTCGCagctttttgccaacaagaatGATCCTGGCAAGGGGAGAAACATGCCCGTTCACTACGGCAGCAAGAGATTAAACATTGTGAGTATACCCATTCTCCCAGAGAAGCGTCCACCATGCACGACAATTTGAGTTAACATTCCCTTACAGCACACAG
This window contains:
- a CDS encoding ubiquinone biosynthesis methyltransferase coq5 (similar to Metarhizium robertsii ARSEF 23 XP_007818178.2); the protein is MSPGGSLALLILGILAFVGLIYWFLKSKINKFVEALLAYKRKITDVEQAAENSTTRTPTADRETHFGYETVTESEKQDRVAGVFSSVAESYDKMNDFMSLGIHRLWKDHFVSSLNPGATTPLGQPQRVLDVAGGTGDIAFRILHHSHIHNGNPNIHITISDINPDMLAVGKQRSLDLPASYQSNLSFLEANAEVLPSQIKDNSLDLYTVSFGIRNFSNIPAALREAHRVLKPGGVFACLEFSKVDQYPLLNAIYKRWSFSAIPLIGQLVAADRDSYQYLVESIERFPSQEAFRDMIVDAGFEVSGDGYENLTGGIAAIHKGIKPL
- a CDS encoding Ser/Thr protein phosphatase (similar to Coccidioides immitis RS XP_001247612.1), which encodes MAARFTTARIAPPGTSMYPSRSFTDKLQPRPYNNQGYLQNGGSSLPPGAAPLLPNQGRVIQTGPIRVLCIADVRGNLRSLNELAKQARADHIIHTGDFGFYDDTSLDRIAEKTLKHVAQYSPLIPDPVKKAIQQGGNGPVKTRFPASDLPLSELPMLLSGEVKLDVPVYTVWGACEDVRVLEKFRSSEYKVPNLHIIDEARSMLLEIGGVKLRLLGLGGAVVMHKLFDNGEGRTTIAGGQGTMWTTLLQMGELVDTAHRVYDPTETRIFITHASPAREGILNQLSVALKADFSISAGLHFRYGSSYNEFSVNPTLDHYRGKLAASKASFNDVWETVKGEVEPAIAQNEAQQNLLKNALQIVEKMPTTAAGGNPFGGPVTGQAALGQVDESAFKNMWNFNLADAAFGYLVLEIQDGRIGTEMRAQGFNFSHRGAKQQPGTAPPAAATSTAPPSAATTAPTVSTPAPPAATAQPAAPVPRQASGTQQPKGASATSQASGPVKPATPQPGQTSAKSGATKDNEKTPAAPNGSANGPEPASSPAPKVPASDIIGLFIMNVSSEEQCRDLFDDADKGKIVKIEKWGNQNKVVQFKTSEDRDAAMARLPEEIKTRTQEDRSRPLVKIFQHREGKTFSTRGGAGNWGGNARGGASASGYKSAGTGNSDSESNRRGGRGGRGGRGSDRGRGGRGRGGMKGEAGTSSPAAAPSTPAE